A part of Methanohalobium evestigatum Z-7303 genomic DNA contains:
- a CDS encoding O-acetyl-ADP-ribose deacetylase, which translates to MKLDRIEIIQGDITKQNVDAVVNAANKSLHGGGGVDGAIHRAAGPQLLEECKNLGGCETGEAKITNAYKLPANWVIHTVGPVWKGGGHHEDELLAKCYINSLTLAKQYNIKTIAFPAISTGVYGFPVERASRIAIKQIIDFLENDSTMEKVILVCFSEKDYEHYQKALSELT; encoded by the coding sequence ATGAAACTGGACAGGATTGAAATAATACAGGGTGACATCACGAAACAGAATGTAGATGCTGTTGTAAATGCTGCAAATAAATCGCTTCATGGAGGGGGAGGTGTTGACGGTGCTATCCATCGTGCTGCAGGACCACAGTTACTTGAAGAATGCAAAAACCTTGGTGGATGTGAGACAGGTGAGGCAAAAATAACAAACGCCTACAAACTTCCTGCTAACTGGGTTATCCATACTGTTGGACCAGTGTGGAAAGGTGGCGGCCACCATGAAGATGAACTGCTTGCAAAATGCTATATAAATTCACTGACCTTAGCTAAACAGTACAATATAAAGACCATAGCTTTCCCTGCTATAAGTACAGGAGTTTATGGATTTCCAGTTGAAAGGGCTTCAAGGATTGCAATAAAACAGATAATTGATTTTCTTGAAAATGATTCAACCATGGAAAAAGTAATCCTTGTCTGCTTCAGTGAAAAGGATTATGAACATTACCAAAAAGCTTTGTCTGAATTAACATAA
- a CDS encoding threonyl-tRNA synthetase editing domain-containing protein, whose translation MDKEKIVLHSFAHLSSSVSSPEFAEEIIFDIEEKLKDKEIEVHTTPFGYFSEFSIHVNGESIAKTFKEI comes from the coding sequence GTGGATAAAGAAAAAATTGTTTTGCATTCATTTGCACATCTGTCTTCAAGCGTTTCATCTCCCGAATTTGCAGAAGAAATCATATTTGATATTGAAGAAAAACTGAAAGATAAAGAGATTGAGGTTCATACTACTCCTTTTGGATACTTTTCTGAATTTTCGATCCATGTGAATGGGGAATCCATCGCAAAAACATTTAAAGAAATTTAA
- a CDS encoding threonyl-tRNA synthetase editing domain-containing protein — translation MKMLLFDTEKFWYDTYSKTLENVEDIEKEEEIGDTAVVFIHAEMEDENRKNKVLKKALKKYQVVS, via the coding sequence ATGAAAATGCTACTATTTGATACCGAAAAATTTTGGTATGACACTTACAGCAAAACTCTTGAAAATGTAGAAGATATAGAAAAAGAAGAAGAAATAGGTGATACTGCCGTGGTTTTTATTCATGCAGAAATGGAAGATGAGAATAGAAAAAACAAGGTGTTAAAAAAAGCTCTAAAAAAATATCAAGTGGTATCTTAA
- a CDS encoding metallophosphoesterase: MIGIMSDSHDNMDAIYKAVSVFNEKKVNSILHAGDIVSPFTGKALKNLESKLYYVFGNNDGDILTIKKWFDEIGAENCGDFGDLTIEDRHIALVHGVNNSMVKAIAGSGDYDVVVRGHTHNRGTEYIKGTLIINPGESAGVLTGNRSIALLDTDTLDVEFVEI, encoded by the coding sequence ATGATAGGTATAATGTCGGATTCCCATGACAATATGGATGCGATATATAAAGCAGTATCCGTATTTAATGAAAAGAAAGTGAATTCTATATTACATGCCGGTGATATTGTATCTCCTTTTACTGGTAAAGCACTGAAAAACCTTGAATCGAAACTGTATTATGTTTTCGGTAACAATGACGGCGACATTTTGACCATTAAAAAATGGTTTGATGAGATAGGAGCTGAAAACTGTGGTGATTTTGGAGACCTGACAATTGAAGATCGGCATATAGCTTTGGTACATGGTGTCAATAATTCAATGGTAAAAGCGATTGCCGGTTCTGGAGATTATGATGTAGTTGTTCGTGGTCACACCCATAACAGAGGGACAGAATACATTAAAGGGACATTGATTATAAATCCTGGAGAATCTGCCGGCGTTCTTACCGGCAACAGGTCAATAGCACTTCTTGATACAGATACTTTGGATGTAGAGTTTGTAGAAATCTGA